A genomic window from Streptomyces sp. HUAS YS2 includes:
- a CDS encoding META domain-containing protein: protein MQKPIVTAAAALASLVLLTACGTETGSGGGAGAVGSDAFVANVRWTFDTLTVDGKKTTAPPGAYVEFGEDGRASGNSGCNHFGGESEVRGDTLTVTLGETTEMGCDASLQSFETLLHKTFDGRFKAVVDGDTLTLTRSDGDTLVLSSQPPAPLKGTKWTVESLVSGDTASSLPAGTEGRAHFVIAEDGKVTGNLGCNRFSTTATVSGSTITFGRLASTRMVCAPPQMKVEEAMSKVFESRATYGLHVRSLTLTAPDGTGVAAATKPVTKD, encoded by the coding sequence ATGCAGAAGCCGATCGTCACCGCAGCCGCCGCCCTGGCCTCGCTCGTCCTGCTCACCGCCTGCGGCACCGAGACCGGGTCGGGGGGCGGGGCCGGGGCGGTCGGCTCCGACGCGTTCGTCGCCAACGTCCGCTGGACCTTCGACACGCTCACCGTGGACGGAAAGAAGACGACCGCCCCGCCCGGCGCGTACGTGGAGTTCGGCGAGGACGGCCGGGCTTCCGGCAACTCCGGCTGCAACCACTTCGGCGGCGAGTCCGAGGTGAGGGGCGACACCCTCACCGTCACCCTCGGCGAGACCACCGAGATGGGCTGCGACGCGTCGCTGCAGAGCTTCGAGACGCTGCTGCACAAGACCTTCGACGGCAGGTTCAAGGCCGTCGTCGACGGCGACACCCTCACCCTGACCCGCTCGGACGGCGACACCCTCGTCCTCAGCTCCCAGCCGCCCGCCCCGCTCAAGGGCACGAAGTGGACCGTCGAGTCGCTGGTCTCCGGCGACACCGCCTCCTCGCTGCCCGCCGGCACCGAGGGCCGGGCGCACTTCGTCATCGCGGAGGACGGCAAGGTCACCGGAAACCTCGGCTGCAACCGCTTCAGCACCACGGCCACCGTCTCCGGCTCCACGATCACGTTCGGCCGCCTCGCCTCCACGCGGATGGTGTGCGCCCCGCCGCAGATGAAGGTGGAGGAGGCGATGTCGAAGGTCTTCGAGAGCAGGGCGACGTACGGCCTCCACGTCCGCTCGCTCACCCTCACCGCACCGGACGGCACGGGCGTCGCGGCGGCCACGAAGCCGGTCACCAAGGACTGA
- a CDS encoding ABC transporter ATP-binding protein, with product MTNVIEADGLHRTYSGGFEAVNGISFAVPRGEIFALLGTNGAGKTSTVELLEGLARPTAGTVRVLGHDPYTERTAVRPRIGVMLQEGGFPSELTVAETVRMWAGCTTGARPAGEALEMVGMAGRAKVRIKQLSGGERRRLDLALALLGRPEVLFLDEPSTGLDAEGRRDTWELVRRLRDGGTTVLLTTHYLEEAETLADRLAIMHKGRIVTSGTPAEVTAERPARIRFRLPEGVGAERLPLGLRAAADGPRVEIRTHELQDALGALLAWAAEKGVRLDALDARSASLEEAFLEIASRADDPTGFRTDTASASRTPDSRTADLEEIR from the coding sequence ATGACGAACGTGATCGAGGCGGACGGCCTCCACCGGACCTACTCCGGCGGCTTCGAGGCCGTGAACGGGATCTCCTTCGCCGTGCCCCGGGGCGAGATCTTCGCCCTCCTCGGGACCAACGGCGCCGGCAAGACCTCCACCGTGGAGCTCCTCGAAGGCCTGGCCAGGCCCACCGCCGGCACCGTCCGGGTGCTCGGCCACGACCCGTACACGGAGCGGACCGCCGTCCGCCCGCGGATCGGCGTGATGCTCCAGGAGGGCGGCTTCCCGTCCGAGCTCACCGTGGCCGAGACCGTACGCATGTGGGCCGGCTGCACCACCGGGGCCCGGCCCGCCGGCGAGGCCCTGGAGATGGTCGGGATGGCCGGCCGCGCCAAGGTCCGGATCAAGCAGCTCTCCGGCGGCGAGCGCCGCCGCCTCGACCTCGCGCTCGCCCTGCTCGGCCGCCCCGAGGTGCTCTTCCTCGACGAGCCGTCCACCGGCCTGGACGCCGAGGGCCGTCGCGACACCTGGGAGCTGGTCCGCCGGCTGCGCGACGGCGGGACGACGGTGCTCCTCACCACGCACTACCTGGAGGAGGCCGAGACCCTCGCCGACCGGCTGGCGATCATGCACAAGGGACGCATCGTCACCTCCGGCACCCCCGCCGAGGTCACCGCGGAGCGGCCCGCGCGGATCCGGTTCCGGCTCCCCGAGGGCGTCGGCGCGGAGCGGCTGCCGCTCGGACTGCGGGCCGCCGCGGACGGGCCGCGGGTGGAGATCCGTACGCACGAACTCCAGGACGCGCTCGGAGCGCTGCTCGCCTGGGCCGCGGAGAAGGGCGTACGGCTCGACGCGCTCGACGCGCGCTCCGCCTCCCTGGAGGAGGCCTTCCTGGAGATCGCCTCCCGCGCCGACGACCCGACCGGCTTCCGTACGGACACCGCGTCCGCCTCCCGTACCCCCGACTCCCGCACCGCCGACCTGGAAGAGATCCGATGA
- the purQ gene encoding phosphoribosylformylglycinamidine synthase subunit PurQ, with protein sequence MTARIGVVTFPGTLDDQDALRAARLAGAEPVSLWHRDKDLKQVDAVVLAGGFSYGDYLRAGAISRFSPVMETIIEQAKAGMPVLGICNGFQILTEAHLLPGAMLRNNHLHFICRDQKLRVENADTAWTVDYEQGQEIQVPLKNMDGRYVADERTLDELEAEGRVAFRYLDMNPNGSLRDIAGITNAAGNVVGLMPHPEHAVEPLIGTGRTDGLGFFTSILKKLVNA encoded by the coding sequence GTGACCGCTCGCATCGGAGTCGTCACCTTCCCTGGGACTCTCGACGACCAGGACGCCCTGCGCGCCGCCCGCCTCGCGGGCGCCGAGCCCGTCTCGCTGTGGCACCGCGACAAGGACCTGAAGCAGGTCGACGCCGTGGTCCTGGCCGGCGGTTTCTCCTACGGCGACTACCTGCGGGCCGGAGCCATCTCCCGCTTCTCGCCGGTGATGGAGACGATCATCGAGCAGGCGAAGGCGGGCATGCCCGTCCTCGGCATCTGCAACGGCTTCCAGATCCTCACCGAGGCCCACCTGCTGCCGGGCGCGATGCTGCGCAACAACCACCTGCACTTCATCTGCCGCGACCAGAAGCTGCGGGTGGAGAACGCGGACACCGCGTGGACCGTGGACTACGAGCAGGGCCAGGAGATCCAGGTCCCGCTCAAGAACATGGACGGCCGGTACGTCGCCGACGAGCGCACGCTCGACGAGCTGGAGGCCGAGGGGCGGGTCGCCTTCCGGTACCTCGACATGAACCCGAACGGCTCGCTCCGCGACATCGCGGGCATCACGAACGCCGCGGGCAACGTGGTCGGCCTCATGCCGCACCCGGAGCACGCCGTCGAGCCGCTGATCGGTACGGGCCGTACCGACGGGCTCGGTTTCTTCACCTCGATCCTCAAGAAGCTGGTCAACGCCTGA
- the purS gene encoding phosphoribosylformylglycinamidine synthase subunit PurS: MARVVVDVMLKPEILDPQGQAVQRALPRLGFQGIADVRQGKRFELEVEGPVDEAALARIHEMAETFLANTVIEDFTVKVES, from the coding sequence GTGGCACGCGTCGTAGTCGACGTCATGCTCAAGCCGGAGATCCTCGACCCGCAGGGACAGGCGGTGCAGCGTGCACTGCCCCGCCTCGGGTTCCAGGGGATCGCCGACGTCCGTCAGGGGAAGCGCTTCGAGCTGGAGGTGGAGGGTCCGGTCGACGAGGCCGCCCTCGCCCGCATCCATGAGATGGCCGAAACCTTCCTCGCCAACACCGTGATCGAGGACTTCACCGTGAAGGTGGAGTCGTGA
- a CDS encoding ArsR/SmtB family transcription factor: protein MELEERVAELERRMAALEGAGRTEHAPTEGDFWALDGLKAQLAETGSSDGGVLFTGAVALPTAERYEWQFGALTEDLLDRDWSEAADSFAALGHPVRLRLLREILGGRRTAAELAELEEIGTTGQIYHHLRQLTAAGWLHTTGRGRHEVPGARVVPLLVLLTAARP, encoded by the coding sequence ATGGAGCTGGAAGAGCGCGTCGCCGAGCTGGAGCGGCGCATGGCGGCCCTGGAGGGCGCCGGGCGCACGGAACACGCGCCCACCGAGGGCGACTTCTGGGCACTGGACGGTCTCAAGGCGCAGCTCGCCGAGACCGGATCGTCGGACGGCGGGGTGCTGTTCACCGGCGCGGTGGCGCTGCCCACCGCGGAGCGGTACGAGTGGCAGTTCGGCGCGCTCACCGAGGACCTGCTCGACCGCGACTGGTCCGAGGCCGCCGACTCGTTCGCCGCGCTCGGCCATCCCGTACGCCTCCGGCTGCTGCGGGAGATCCTCGGCGGCCGGCGGACCGCCGCCGAACTGGCGGAGCTGGAGGAGATCGGCACGACCGGCCAGATCTACCACCACCTGCGGCAACTGACTGCCGCCGGCTGGCTCCACACCACCGGACGCGGACGCCACGAGGTGCCGGGGGCGCGGGTCGTCCCGCTCCTGGTGCTGCTGACGGCGGCCCGTCCCTGA
- a CDS encoding sulfatase — MSSHAQRLSRRALGGAAVAGAAAAALGAAGSGTAQAQEQAGERPFRAAAPARSGPRPNILFILGDDLGWADLSSYGSPDIRTPHLDRLARQGVRFTDAYSGSATCSPTRFSLYTGRFPGRTKGGLAEPIADKSVGLEPTHPTLASLLRDSGYATGLIGKWHCGYLPDYSPTRSGWDEFFGNFGGALEYYSKLGLGGEYDLYEGDAEYKDLRYYTRILTERASEYVSRDHDRPWLLNLNFTTPHWPWIADGDTEESAEIVRRIKAGDRSALWHQDGGSLAKYKEMVEDLDRSVGEVLQALKRSGQERNTLVFFASDNGGERFSYNWPLSGNKGSLQEGGIRVPALLRWPARIDGGQVSDLPVFTPDWTATLLELAGARPHPAYPLDGTSLAGHLLRGTDVPERDLFWRVRGERALRRGDWKYYRGKTGRDQLFHLSEDVREQADRAPYEKERLAELRAAWEAVNAGLLPYPA, encoded by the coding sequence ATGTCCTCGCACGCCCAGAGACTGTCCCGTCGCGCCCTCGGCGGGGCCGCCGTCGCCGGGGCGGCCGCCGCCGCGCTCGGCGCCGCCGGCTCCGGCACCGCGCAGGCCCAGGAGCAGGCGGGGGAACGGCCGTTCCGCGCCGCGGCCCCCGCGCGCTCCGGCCCGCGCCCCAACATCCTCTTCATCCTCGGCGACGACCTCGGCTGGGCCGACCTCTCCTCCTACGGCTCCCCCGACATCCGCACCCCGCACCTCGACCGCCTCGCCCGCCAGGGCGTCCGGTTCACCGACGCGTACTCCGGCTCCGCGACCTGCTCCCCGACCCGGTTCAGCCTCTACACCGGCCGCTTCCCCGGCCGGACGAAGGGCGGGCTCGCCGAGCCGATCGCCGACAAGTCCGTCGGCCTGGAGCCGACCCACCCCACCCTCGCCTCGCTGCTGCGCGACTCCGGGTACGCCACCGGCCTCATCGGCAAGTGGCACTGCGGCTACCTCCCGGACTACTCCCCCACCCGGTCCGGCTGGGACGAGTTCTTCGGCAACTTCGGCGGAGCCCTGGAGTACTACTCCAAGCTCGGCCTCGGCGGCGAGTACGACCTGTACGAGGGCGACGCCGAGTACAAGGACCTGCGCTACTACACCCGGATCCTCACCGAGCGGGCGAGCGAGTACGTGAGCCGGGACCACGACCGGCCCTGGCTGCTCAACCTCAACTTCACCACCCCGCACTGGCCCTGGATCGCCGACGGCGACACCGAGGAGAGCGCCGAGATCGTCCGCCGGATCAAGGCCGGCGACCGCAGCGCGCTCTGGCACCAGGACGGCGGCTCCCTCGCCAAGTACAAGGAGATGGTCGAGGACCTCGACCGCTCCGTCGGCGAGGTGCTCCAGGCCCTGAAGCGCTCCGGCCAGGAGCGGAACACCCTGGTCTTCTTCGCCAGCGACAACGGCGGCGAGCGGTTCTCCTACAACTGGCCGCTCTCCGGCAACAAGGGCTCCCTCCAGGAGGGCGGCATCCGCGTCCCGGCGCTCCTGCGCTGGCCGGCCCGGATCGACGGCGGGCAGGTCAGCGACCTGCCGGTGTTCACGCCCGACTGGACCGCCACCCTCCTCGAGCTGGCCGGCGCCCGGCCGCACCCGGCGTACCCGCTGGACGGCACCAGCCTGGCCGGCCACCTGCTGCGCGGGACGGACGTGCCCGAGCGGGACCTGTTCTGGCGGGTGCGCGGCGAGCGCGCGCTGCGGCGCGGCGACTGGAAGTACTACCGCGGCAAGACCGGCCGCGACCAGCTGTTCCACCTGTCCGAGGACGTCCGGGAGCAGGCGGACCGGGCCCCGTACGAGAAGGAGCGACTGGCGGAGCTGCGGGCCGCCTGGGAGGCGGTGAACGCCGGCCTGCTGCCGTACCCGGCCTGA
- a CDS encoding M23 family metallopeptidase — protein MSVRKVAVMLHRALWLLFAGQAIASVFVDLPYPYWAGWLPALVAAALGFGLVVTARREVAALSAREPVEVLPPVTGRWSALNSPADRTPSHGTHQYGQTYAIDIVAESDERARPAFAAFWPVVRHNRDFPAFGAPLLAVADGTVVHAEDGQRDHLSRNSLPAVLYLMLVESAARALLGAHRVTGNHLVLDLGDGTFAMYAHLQRGSLAVRPGDRVTAGQELARCGNSGNSTEPHVHFQLMDGPDLDTARGVPFTWSGVGVPKNGETFEAGRAAYSA, from the coding sequence ATGTCCGTACGCAAGGTCGCGGTGATGCTCCACCGCGCGCTGTGGCTGCTGTTCGCCGGGCAGGCGATCGCCTCGGTCTTCGTCGACCTGCCCTACCCGTACTGGGCCGGCTGGCTGCCGGCGCTCGTCGCCGCCGCACTCGGGTTCGGGCTGGTGGTGACCGCGCGCCGGGAGGTCGCGGCCCTGTCGGCGCGGGAGCCGGTCGAGGTGCTGCCCCCGGTCACCGGCCGCTGGTCGGCGCTGAACAGCCCGGCCGACCGTACGCCCAGCCACGGCACGCACCAGTACGGCCAGACGTACGCGATCGACATCGTCGCCGAGTCCGACGAGCGGGCCCGTCCCGCGTTCGCCGCGTTCTGGCCGGTCGTGCGGCACAACCGGGACTTCCCCGCGTTCGGCGCGCCGCTGCTCGCCGTCGCCGACGGGACCGTCGTCCACGCAGAGGACGGGCAGCGCGACCACCTGAGCCGCAACTCGTTGCCCGCCGTGCTCTACCTGATGCTGGTCGAGTCCGCGGCCCGTGCGCTGCTCGGCGCCCACCGGGTCACCGGCAACCACCTCGTCCTCGACCTGGGCGACGGGACGTTCGCGATGTACGCGCACCTCCAGCGGGGCTCCCTGGCCGTGCGCCCCGGCGACCGCGTCACCGCCGGCCAGGAGCTGGCCCGCTGCGGGAACTCCGGCAACTCCACCGAGCCGCACGTGCACTTCCAGCTGATGGACGGCCCGGACCTGGACACCGCCCGCGGCGTGCCGTTCACCTGGAGCGGCGTGGGGGTGCCCAAGAACGGGGAGACGTTCGAAGCCGGACGCGCCGCCTACTCGGCCTGA
- a CDS encoding putative leader peptide, whose protein sequence is MQPLRDRMVTLVERRHVDLVRVASAICRCA, encoded by the coding sequence ATGCAGCCCCTCCGTGACCGGATGGTCACCCTTGTGGAGCGCCGCCACGTCGACCTGGTCCGTGTCGCGAGCGCCATCTGTCGCTGCGCGTAA
- a CDS encoding nuclear transport factor 2 family protein, with the protein MAEHPHAALVRNGYEAFGAGDMETLAGLMTGDCVHHSPGESQMSGHFKGRDNILAHFGQLMELTHGTFRVELEGVYPDGRGHVMAVHKWHADRGDRGIEMKGGLFFTIVGDKATDVDECVEDIDECDAFWGQAE; encoded by the coding sequence ATGGCGGAACACCCTCACGCCGCGCTGGTGCGCAATGGCTACGAGGCCTTCGGCGCAGGAGACATGGAGACGCTCGCCGGGCTGATGACGGGCGACTGCGTCCACCACTCGCCCGGCGAGAGCCAGATGTCCGGGCACTTCAAGGGCCGCGACAACATCCTGGCCCACTTCGGCCAGCTCATGGAGCTGACCCACGGCACCTTCCGCGTGGAGCTGGAGGGCGTCTATCCGGACGGCCGCGGCCACGTGATGGCCGTGCACAAGTGGCACGCGGACCGCGGTGACCGGGGCATCGAGATGAAGGGCGGCCTCTTCTTCACGATCGTCGGGGACAAGGCGACCGACGTCGACGAGTGCGTCGAGGACATCGACGAGTGCGACGCCTTCTGGGGTCAGGCCGAGTAG
- a CDS encoding maleylpyruvate isomerase family mycothiol-dependent enzyme translates to MPPAKKRTRSYDSARTRAAVLAQFENVRAAVAALTPEQLAGPTRLGEWTVRELAAHLTMAVGAVARYLAEPEPAKQELTLLDWPFATATAAAQVDEDTRAIDTGDLAALYAATAERYTERLAGTSDDRLVPTRFGAMRLADFLVTRTVELVVHTDDLNAATGLDIPYDRQALAACTRLLADALAVKAPGGAVEVRVPPFAVVQCVEGPRHTRGTPPNVVETDPLTWIRLATGRTDFATERAAARVSASGERADLAGLLPLMG, encoded by the coding sequence ATGCCACCTGCCAAGAAGCGCACGCGTTCGTACGACTCCGCCAGGACCCGGGCCGCCGTGCTCGCGCAGTTCGAGAACGTACGGGCGGCCGTCGCCGCGCTCACGCCCGAGCAGCTCGCCGGGCCGACCCGGCTGGGCGAGTGGACGGTACGGGAACTGGCCGCGCACCTGACGATGGCGGTCGGTGCGGTCGCCCGGTACCTCGCCGAGCCCGAGCCGGCGAAGCAGGAGCTGACGCTTCTGGACTGGCCGTTCGCCACGGCCACGGCGGCGGCCCAGGTCGACGAGGACACCCGGGCGATCGACACCGGCGACCTGGCGGCGCTGTACGCGGCGACGGCGGAGCGGTACACCGAGCGGCTGGCCGGCACGTCCGACGACCGGCTGGTGCCGACCCGCTTCGGCGCGATGCGGCTCGCCGACTTCCTGGTCACCCGGACCGTCGAGCTCGTCGTCCACACCGACGACCTGAACGCGGCGACCGGGCTCGACATCCCGTACGACCGCCAGGCCCTCGCCGCCTGCACCCGGCTGCTCGCGGACGCGCTGGCGGTGAAGGCCCCGGGCGGCGCGGTCGAGGTCAGGGTGCCGCCCTTCGCCGTGGTCCAGTGCGTGGAGGGGCCCCGGCACACCCGCGGCACCCCGCCGAACGTGGTCGAGACCGACCCGCTGACCTGGATCCGGCTGGCCACCGGCCGTACGGACTTCGCGACGGAACGCGCGGCGGCCCGGGTGAGCGCGAGCGGCGAGCGCGCGGACCTGGCGGGGCTGCTGCCCCTGATGGGCTGA
- a CDS encoding histone-like nucleoid-structuring protein Lsr2, whose product MAQRVVVTLFDDIDGGEAAETVTFGLDGKTYEIDLNPANAKKLRKVLAPYVAAGRKQAAGRTAPAAKPRTVTALAPDPAAVRAWAQSNKMEVPARGRIPKRVYEAFREAS is encoded by the coding sequence GTGGCGCAGCGCGTAGTGGTCACGCTCTTCGACGACATCGACGGCGGAGAAGCGGCGGAAACGGTCACGTTCGGCCTCGACGGTAAGACGTACGAGATCGACCTCAATCCCGCCAATGCAAAGAAACTGCGCAAGGTCCTGGCCCCGTACGTCGCCGCCGGACGAAAGCAGGCCGCCGGACGTACCGCCCCGGCCGCGAAGCCCCGCACGGTCACCGCGCTGGCCCCCGACCCGGCCGCCGTCCGCGCCTGGGCGCAGTCCAACAAGATGGAGGTGCCGGCCCGCGGGCGGATCCCGAAGCGGGTCTACGAGGCGTTCCGCGAGGCCAGTTGA
- a CDS encoding ABC transporter permease, whose translation MTATAARLTALGRAELTLLSRNRNNLFIALLMPVLMIFLLRQSLSGLDDDKVPMGIGGATLVGGTGMVLMLVVYMSLVSTLVARRDELVLKRLRTGEARDIEILAGGALPATVIALVQCAVLTVAGPFALDTAAPDRPDLLILGVLGGIVLLAALATVTTVITRSVESAGLTTLPFFLVSSVGSGLMLPAGSLPDPLAAVCSLLPLSGVMDLIRAGWLGVAEVGAKDLLGAGITTVAWIVLSVFAVQRWFRWEPRR comes from the coding sequence ATGACCGCCACCGCCGCGCGCCTGACCGCCCTCGGGCGGGCCGAGCTCACCCTGCTCTCGCGCAACCGGAACAACCTGTTCATCGCCCTGCTCATGCCGGTGCTGATGATCTTCCTGCTGCGCCAGTCGCTCTCCGGCCTGGACGACGACAAGGTCCCGATGGGCATCGGCGGGGCGACCCTCGTGGGCGGCACCGGGATGGTGCTGATGCTCGTCGTCTACATGAGCCTCGTCTCCACCCTCGTCGCCCGCCGCGACGAGCTGGTCCTGAAGCGGCTCCGCACAGGAGAGGCCCGGGACATCGAGATCCTGGCCGGCGGGGCGCTGCCGGCCACCGTGATCGCCCTGGTGCAGTGCGCCGTGCTGACCGTCGCCGGCCCGTTCGCCCTCGACACGGCCGCCCCGGACCGCCCCGACCTGCTGATCCTCGGCGTGCTCGGCGGCATCGTCCTGCTGGCCGCGCTGGCCACCGTCACCACGGTGATCACCCGGTCCGTCGAGAGCGCCGGGCTGACCACGCTGCCGTTCTTCCTGGTCTCCTCGGTCGGCTCGGGGCTGATGCTGCCCGCCGGCTCGCTGCCGGACCCGCTCGCGGCGGTCTGCTCGCTCCTCCCGCTGAGCGGCGTGATGGACCTGATCCGGGCCGGCTGGCTCGGCGTCGCCGAGGTCGGGGCGAAGGACCTGCTGGGCGCCGGCATCACGACGGTGGCCTGGATCGTGCTGAGCGTGTTTGCTGTCCAGCGGTGGTTCCGCTGGGAACCGCGGCGCTAG
- the purL gene encoding phosphoribosylformylglycinamidine synthase subunit PurL, whose protein sequence is MSLDTVKHASETPDSEQPWKELGLKEDEYARIREILGRRPTGAELAMYSVMWSEHCSYKSSKVHLKQFGEKVPDNDAMLVGIGENAGVVDVGQGYAVTFKVESHNHPSYIEPYQGAATGVGGIVRDILAMGARPVAVVDPLRFGAADHPDTKRVLPGVVAGIGGYGNCLGLPNIGGEVVFDSCYQGNPLVNAGCIGVMKHEDIHLAKASGPGNKVILYGARTGGDGIGGVSVLASETFDDTKPTKRPAVQVGDPFQEKLLIECTLEIFKEKLVAGIQDLGGAGLSCATSELASAGSGGMRVELDTVPLRDATLSPEEILMSESQERMCAIVEPQHVDRFMEICEKWDVTATVIGEVTDGDHLEIFWHGELIVDVPPGTVAHEGPTYHRPYARPEWQDALQADDAGKLDRPQTGAELKDQVLKLISSPNQASKSWITDQYDRFVQGNTVLAQPEDAGMVRIDDETNLGVAMATDGNGRYAKLDPYTGAQLALAEAYRNVAASGAKPLAISDCLNFGSPEDPAVMWQFAEATRGLADGCLQLGTPVTGGNVSLYNQTGEVAIHPTPVVAVLGVIDDVNRRTPIAFAEEGQLLYLLGDTKEEFGGSAWSEVIHQHLGGMPPAVDLDREKLLGEILISASRDGMIDAAHDLSDGGLVQAVVESCLRGGNGARLVVPEGLDAFTFLFSESAGRAVVAVPRSEELRFTDMCGARGLPATRIGVVDGDAVDVQGEFALSLEELRTAHEATIPGLLA, encoded by the coding sequence ATGAGCCTCGACACCGTCAAGCACGCGAGCGAGACGCCGGACAGCGAGCAGCCCTGGAAGGAGCTCGGCCTCAAGGAGGACGAGTACGCGCGCATCCGCGAGATCCTCGGCCGCCGTCCCACCGGCGCCGAGCTCGCCATGTACTCGGTCATGTGGTCCGAGCACTGCTCGTACAAGAGCAGCAAGGTCCACCTGAAGCAGTTCGGCGAGAAGGTCCCCGACAACGACGCCATGCTCGTCGGCATCGGCGAGAACGCGGGCGTCGTCGACGTCGGCCAGGGGTACGCGGTCACCTTCAAGGTCGAGTCGCACAACCACCCCTCGTACATCGAGCCCTACCAGGGCGCGGCCACCGGCGTGGGCGGCATCGTCCGCGACATCCTCGCCATGGGTGCCCGCCCGGTCGCGGTCGTCGACCCGCTGCGCTTCGGCGCGGCCGACCACCCCGACACCAAGCGCGTGCTGCCCGGTGTCGTCGCCGGCATCGGCGGCTACGGCAACTGCCTGGGCCTGCCGAACATCGGCGGCGAGGTCGTCTTCGACTCCTGCTACCAGGGCAACCCGCTGGTCAACGCCGGCTGCATCGGCGTGATGAAGCACGAGGACATCCACCTCGCCAAGGCCTCCGGCCCCGGCAACAAGGTGATCCTCTACGGCGCCCGCACCGGCGGCGACGGCATCGGCGGCGTCTCGGTCCTCGCGTCCGAGACCTTCGACGACACCAAGCCCACCAAGCGCCCCGCGGTCCAGGTCGGCGACCCGTTCCAGGAGAAGCTCCTCATCGAGTGCACCCTGGAGATCTTCAAGGAGAAGCTCGTCGCGGGCATCCAGGACCTCGGCGGCGCCGGACTCTCCTGCGCCACGTCCGAGCTGGCCTCCGCGGGCTCCGGCGGCATGCGCGTCGAGCTGGACACCGTGCCGCTGCGCGACGCGACGCTCTCTCCTGAGGAGATCCTCATGAGCGAGTCGCAGGAGCGCATGTGCGCGATCGTCGAGCCGCAGCACGTCGACCGCTTCATGGAGATCTGCGAGAAGTGGGACGTCACCGCCACCGTCATCGGTGAGGTCACGGACGGCGACCACCTGGAGATCTTCTGGCACGGCGAGCTGATCGTGGACGTGCCCCCGGGCACCGTCGCCCACGAGGGCCCGACGTACCACCGCCCGTACGCCCGCCCCGAGTGGCAGGACGCGCTGCAGGCGGACGACGCGGGCAAGCTGGACCGCCCGCAGACCGGCGCCGAGCTGAAGGACCAGGTCCTGAAGCTGATCTCGTCGCCGAACCAGGCCTCGAAGTCCTGGATCACGGACCAGTACGACCGCTTCGTGCAGGGCAACACCGTGCTGGCCCAGCCCGAGGACGCGGGCATGGTCCGGATCGACGACGAGACCAACCTCGGCGTGGCGATGGCGACGGACGGCAACGGCCGGTACGCCAAGCTCGACCCGTACACCGGCGCGCAGCTCGCGCTGGCGGAGGCGTACCGCAACGTCGCCGCCTCCGGCGCCAAGCCGCTGGCGATCTCGGACTGCCTGAACTTCGGTTCGCCCGAGGACCCGGCCGTCATGTGGCAGTTCGCCGAGGCCACCCGTGGTCTCGCGGACGGCTGCCTGCAGCTCGGCACCCCGGTGACCGGCGGCAACGTGTCGCTGTACAACCAGACCGGTGAGGTCGCGATCCACCCGACGCCGGTCGTGGCCGTGCTCGGTGTGATCGACGACGTCAACCGCCGCACCCCGATCGCCTTCGCGGAAGAGGGCCAGCTCCTCTACCTGCTCGGCGACACCAAGGAGGAGTTCGGCGGCTCGGCGTGGTCCGAGGTGATCCACCAGCACCTCGGCGGCATGCCGCCGGCCGTGGACCTCGACCGCGAGAAGCTGCTCGGCGAGATCCTGATCTCGGCGTCCCGCGACGGCATGATCGACGCGGCGCACGACCTGTCCGACGGCGGTCTCGTGCAGGCGGTCGTCGAGTCCTGCCTGCGCGGCGGGAACGGCGCGCGCCTGGTCGTCCCCGAGGGCCTGGACGCCTTCACGTTCCTCTTCAGCGAGTCGGCGGGCCGTGCGGTCGTCGCCGTCCCGCGCAGCGAGGAGCTCCGCTTCACCGACATGTGCGGCGCGCGGGGTCTGCCCGCCACCCGCATCGGTGTCGTCGACGGTGACGCCGTCGACGTCCAGGGCGAGTTCGCGCTCTCCCTGGAGGAGCTGCGCACCGCGCACGAGGCGACGATCCCGGGCCTGCTGGCCTGA